The nucleotide sequence CGATGCTcgcggtttttatggattattgTACAACAAATTCTTGCCAGAAGCTCatacagttaataaggactattattttaGCAGCATGAGATGcctacgtgaagcaattcaccaaaaaagaacggatttgtgggaaaataaCTGGTAGATTTTGCACCATAACAACGCACCGTCGAGCAGTGCCATCTTTATCTTGTTGATCAAGAGCGAAAAGAATGCCATACAACAGCGATCGTTTCTGTGTCATCgaatcaaaaaaccactacgagGAGCCACCTCGGCGTTTTAACAGTCGAAAAGAAGTAGTGGAACAATCGAAGACTGCTCTGATCGATATAACCAAAATATGTAGAGTTTCAGAAGTGTTTTGAGAGCTGGGTCAGTCCGTTGCAGGTGATGGGAACTACTTTGCAGGTGATATTATAACTTTTGGCGAATAAacgtgtattttgaattttttgaatataattcgTGAATTTTTTGATCAACTTTGGGGCCAACTATCAATAGGCTCagattacaatataaaaatttgagagCGCTGTCGAAAAACAGCATCTATTATTACAGAAGCAAAAGAAAACCCCTAATAGCAACCACTGCCCGGCAATGAAACCTGCTAGTTCTGAATTATTTCATTGCAAGTGCCACTTTTGAGCCACTCTTACTTGCACTAAtcttatttgttttgcatactCCTCTATTCGATCACTTTGCAAGTGGTACCATTGGAATCACTCTCGAACTAGTATGCATTCTTTCACCAAATACAGGCTCATGGACTGGAGTATTTGCTGATTATTTTGACCTTTCACTGGGGTGTGAGGTGCTCCCctataaacatatttacatatttacaatacCTGTAGTTCTAGGTAAGTTTAAGAATTGagtattacttactcaatggttTAGGCTAACTAATCTAATTGAAATTATAGCTTAAGGCTAATGACTATTTCTTGTTGATTGCGGTGAGTTGAAGAGGTTCTGCGACTGCTCCTGTGACATCTGATAGGGCAATATTTCTAGATCGTTTGGCAATTGGTTTGTAGTCGCTTGGTTGCCCAGCGCTTGAAAGGGATTGTTGGGAAAGAAATTATTAGtacgttgctgctgctgctgttgttgttggtgtgccAGCACCTGATgccgctgttgctgctgctgttgcagtGGTTGACTGTTGCCAATGAGTTTGTTGCCGATGCGTTCACCTTGCGACTCGGATCCGTCGTCGCTAATGCCCATCGAAAAGTTGAGTGTGGGACTGGACTCGGTGGCCATTTGCATGTAGCTAAGCAAGGAGTCGTCATTGGTGGCTTGTGGTGTGTTGGTTGTGTTGTTCATGAAATTCTGATTTAGCGctgattgttgttgctgtccATTGCTGGTGGTTAccgtgttattgttgttgcgctGATTAAGACTCGACTGTGAGTTGCCCATTGTTTGCAACGGTGAAAGATTGAAGAAATCATCGATCTCTTCGTGACCAAATTGGGCAAGATCAGGTACACTGCGTGataaaatgtttaattgctGCTgcggttgctgttgctgttgctgttgcggctgttgctgttgttgttgctgtggttgttgttgatggGATGAGAGCTGTTGCAGCTGTGAGACTTGTTGTTGATGattctgctgctgttgctgctgatgaTGATGTTGGCTGGTGTGTTGCTGGTGATTGTGATtatgcatttgttgttgctgtgatgGCAGATGCGGCATGttatgttgctgctgctgttgcagcTGCTGCATCATCATCTGCTGCCCCGCCGTCTCCTGTAGCTGCTCGGCAGAGTTCATTGTGAAGCCCAGCTGATTAAACTGCTGTTCCATGGTGCTCTCGCTGCTAAAGTTGAAGTTCGCCCGGTTGTTGTTTGTGGGCGCGTTATAATTTATTGGCACCATTGGCTGCAGTAAAGTGTAACGCGCCAGCAGAAGCTGCTCGGACACCATTCGCAGCTCATCCTGCTGATGCATGATTAGCTTTTGTAGTTCATCATGTTTGCGCTGGAGTTGGTCTTGCAGTTGCGTCTGTGTCGGTGTCATCACCACGGCGCCCGACAGCATGTCTGCCTGGGTTTGCAATGGATCTAAAGTGGCGTGCGATGACTGCGTTGCCGTCTTCCAAGGCTGAACTGTGGACACACTTGCGGGCAGCGGAGAGACCACCGGCGCAACTGGGAACTGCGCAATCATCGGTTGCACAGGTATTGCGGCGAGGTACTGTGAAGGTTCCAGAAACGTGGGGCCCACAATCTGTGAGGTGCGTAGTGGGTAGGGTGCCTGATTAAATTGGCACGGGCTGTTTGCTACTATTTGTGCTTGGGCCATAGTATGTTGTGGTATCATTGGTATGAGTTTTTGATCACTTTGTGATTGCCTCGTTTGTAGGTTTGTGTTCTGTTGGGATTGGAGATGGCTATGCAATAGATTTTGATTAGATGCCTTCATCTGCTGTGGGTGCGTTGTGCTCTCCGGCATTTGCATGGCCGAGCTATGACCATGATGTTGTCGGCTCTGCAAATATCAACTCGTTGTAGCCTAGTGAACTTGTATGCAATTGAATATCTACTCACCGAGCTCAAATGAGTCATAAGCGAATGCTTGCTGATGACAGAATCCGCAGACATAGAGGTCGAGTCCGATTCGTTGCCGGGTTTGTGAGAAAAGTAACGTTTCCGTTTCGCCGTCGGTGAGATTCCAGTGGAGCTGATGTTGCCATAACTTGAAGAGGGTCGAGATATCTTGAATGTTGTGGGTGTTACGCCAGTGGTTGATGAAGCGTTCGGCCATACTGATGATGTATCCATCGTGGGTGATGCTTCATTCAACATACCCATTATGATGTTACTACTATCACTCGCTGACAGCGTGGAGTGGTTTTGGCTTTGGTTACTAGTTTCGAGGTCTTTCAGCGTAATTGTTGACGATTTGCTGGTACTATTATTGATCGACGGAGTTGTATCCACTTTATTCACCGCCTTGCTTTGTTGTATAACATCGGCATAGCTGACAACTTTGTGTGTGGACACAACGTAGTCCGGTTTCGAGCTAAACTGGTGGTATGACACATAGAACTCCGTCTGTAGCCATATCCATTGCTGTCCCTTAGTGAGGAAACGATAATAGCAGGATGTACACTCGCCCTTCTGCATCACTGTTGAGAGGAATAATGCGCATTTTAGTGAAATAATTGCTATtggaaatgtgtgtgtgtgcataagtATGTCTGCCACTTACATTCCTCATGACATGCGACGATGCTATCAAGATCATCGAAATGATAGTAATCGTAGCCGGATGTACCAAGCACTTCGAAGGGCATATAACCAATAATGGGCGGCGCTCGATGGTCAAGGAAGAGGAATTTCCATTCCATGCTATGCTTGGATGTGAACTCGTTGCAGGTCGGATCGATCGCGGACATCTCACGAATCAGCTGCGGCGTTTGTATACGACCAGTGccaacaaaaatcaatttcttgTCGATCTTAGCGCCGGGATTCATTTCGAAGATGCGCGGCAGCGATAAATTATTATCCGATTGTACGCTGTCCAGATTCACATCGTTTCCTGCAATAATAAAGtacagaaaaattaagaaatacttaaataggTGCCGctctagttttttttgttttaataatgacACACTTTTACTTACTAAAATAACCTACAAACTTTACTAACTCGTACGCATTCGCGTCCACTTTATCGATGCCGCCACGTcttaaatgcaaatgaaaagttATTTGATTGCTAGAGTTGATGTCAGTCTGTAGAGGTTCGATAACCGGTTTGGGGTTTAAAAATGCATTAAGTAGACTTTCGTGATCCATTTCGTAGGTTAGATCGAAAATGGTCATATTCACCAGGTCACTCTGCGAAGAGACAGACATAAATAGCAAtcgattaaataaataagtgagACCAAAGCTTTTTTCAATTGTGATTAATTACCGGCAAGTAGCCCAACAGGGGCGTAATACTTTCAGATGCGTAGCATATGGAACCAATACCGCTAAACACTATTATGAAGCCATCCAATGATTCCAGCATTAGATGTGTAAACTCATCGTTCGTAAGAAATGATGGTTTCCAGTCTTGCTGTATTTCGAAAACTTTCGAGCGATCGGTAGCCTCTGtacagatgaaaaaaaaaagaaaatatttaagtaaaattatgaTGATTCTGATTTTCTGAATAAGAAAGTCATTTATTcaattagttttagtttttacattttttaagatCAGGAATTACTTTTGCGTTTCCGAATTTGAGAAGCGACACTATTcttacaaataatatttaaaaaccggacgtatatacgaggggtgcctgaTATacttcgggattagagaacaaaaacaaattttaatcatcgaaaatcactttattgtttttcaaaatattccccATGAAGATCggtacacttttgcatgcgtttgaaccaattgtcgaagcacttttgccactctgagtgaggtacctccaaaacatgcattctgaatgccgcagccgcttcttcaggtgtcgaaaggcgttgacctctcagtttgttttttacgtacgggaataaaaagaagtcattcggtgccaagtcaggactatacggcggatgacccattaattcgatgttttgggtgctcaaaaatgcagttgtttgagccgatgtgtgagagctcgcattgccctggtgaagagtgatccgtctttggcgattggtattcctaatttcttggaagacaactggcaaacaaatggttgtgtaccactcagaatttactgttctgcgttgttctagtggtacggttgcgacatgcccagtttttccgaaaaacagCCGATCATtggcttggaagtgcttcgtgggcgaacaacttttgttggatttggctcatcttgaaacacccatacggtcgactgctgtttactttcgggctcatacgaataaatccatgattcatcacctgtcacgacgtcatagacgtgtttcgaagccccgcgatcgtattttttgagcatttccctcgaccaatcgacacgagcctctttttgagcgattgacgaATTgcgtgggatccaacgcgaacaaatttttttgacagtcaaatgtttatgcaatattgaatgtatgctggtcccactagttcgcgcacagcatcaatagttttcggaacaacaactgattttggacgaccttcacgaaattcgtcttggagtgaactacgaccacgattgaattcaccataccatcgataaacactagtccttgatggagcttcatcgccaaaaaatgaattaagttcatccatgcaatgttgctgagttactccacgtcgaaagttgtaaaaaaaaatcgcacgaaaatgttcacgatttaattccagttttggaccgagatgaatcttttaagttactgtaaacaacacaaatagcgctggtatttcaaaacgttctgagtacgtaaaagccaaaaaatgtcaaactttgcgatacagctgtcagttgccagattgcaacaccagggttgccaaatcccgaaatataaaggcacccctcgtatatctAGGCCCACAAGCATTAACCGCTTAATTTAAGCCGAAAATCTTGccgtcgtttttgttttttaaatatttttttattgtatttattttattttatttctttctttatttatttaattttttttattgtatttaatgagTTAAGTTCAAATTTCAGTGACTTAAgatccttttaattttttatatatacttttgttttcttttgttgaCAGAAATTAAATTCGAATTACAATGTCTTTAAATTcctgttatttttaaattttatatatttttttagttttttttttttatttatttatttttttttttaatttttttttattttttaattttttaaattttaatttatatgtataaacaaataaaatttatttatatgaaaaagtaGTAAATTTCTCTGATCCCTACACTGTTAAGTTACTCTACATATCTTTTGTTATAAATcttttgctaaataaataaataaattaattaattattttccttgGAAATCAAAGCAatcatttcaataaatttttaaagcacttCTACCCCTTAGAAGTTGTTGCCTGCAAAGCCTGCGGTTTAAAGGACTTAGCAGCTTATTCAGTCGTTGAGtcgtttatttttgatgttcgggatCAAAATGAAATCATTATGTATCAAATTACTGACGTAAGTCGGATGACCGATCAATTTAGAGTGCTGGAAAACTTTTTCGTTTGAGCGATACGTCAGAGCTCGCATTGACTTGATAAAGGATGATTGGCCTTTGGTGCTTGGTTTTCCGTAATTCTACAAAAACTTTGCGCAAACAAAAATGCAGAATTAATTGACCGTTTTAAGAGGACCTGGTGGTTTAGAAATTtcaagaaatcgattttttgtttttccgatatttcgaaagtatagcatCTTAAGAatttactgtgaaattttcatgcgaaaattcccaatattatagcttccaTTGCCTTaaattgcggccgccgtagccgaatgggttgttgcatgactaccattcggaattcagagaacgttcgagtctcggtgaaagaccaaaattaacaaaaacatttttctaatagcggtcgcccctcggcaggcaatggcaagcctccgagtgtatttctgccatgaaaaagctcctcataaaaagtatctgccgttcggagttggcttgaaactgtaggtccctccatttgtggaacaacatcaagacgcacgcacgCCACTTATAGCaggagaagctcggtcaaacacccaaaaagggtgtacgcaccaattatatatacatacagggttgcccatattcgacggacccgacggatttcgatgactctttgggcccattccagtcgacgaggcttgtccgcaggtaacaatctttgcgtcaattggaTCTTAtgcgggaataaatgcaaatcaatgcggataattcattgtaaagtggtccgagcaatgcccaactgcttggcgacgccttggccggttttgatttggcctctttggattagaaagagcatcaccagtcgaaaaccttttgtacatacgtttaatggtgttcttagaatacgcactttttacattatttaattttttatacgcacgttgagttttcacaatttacttcttttattgaatgtaaatttcaacaatttgggagcgtgGCGTATAcctactgttccatggtaaaaatctgcttggactgacgcttccaacacTGTATGCCACTAAGCGATTTGACGtctttgtcaaaagatacagggttgccagatgggtccgtcgaatattggcaaccctgtatatatatattgccCATTAACTAGGCAGAGAGCGGTAAGCGCGCTCCTCtagctcaaactttaaactcatttatttcgaaacgacttttttcggcctggtgttgtcaaacaaaaaaaaaaaaaaaatgaactgtttaaccgaatcgtctgaaatttccATGGCTATCGTCCGTACAATCATCATCAATTATttcgttatattttttattaaaaaaactgaaaaacgccCGATTTTTCGAGTGTCAAATTCTAAACGCGgcattttgccaatttttttttctagtacgggacatatgtagctacagtcataccgattaatagttttttttgctttttgtgtttaaaataaatagaagagcaGAAATGGAAAACTCCGGagaggtccaatttttcgggaggatcaacttcagcgccaattaaaaattattaaaattataataaaaagtctaaaaatttcaatatcgttcttcattttttattgtaaaaaaaatcctaaaaatacCCTCAACATTTCTTTATACCAATCGACACGCGCCTTTCTTGGGCAATTCTGAAATTACGCGGTATCCAACGAGATACGATTGACGACCCAATgatcatgcaatattgaatgtatactGATTCCACCAATGCGGAAGGATGCTTCTATCTTCCGATAGGTCAAATAACGGTCTTGCATTATCAATTGGCGTCCAGCAACGCTTGTTTCTGGCGTAACCACCGTTTTTGGGCGGCCTTCGCAAATACGGATCGACAGACACGCTTGAACTCGTTGTACCAGTGTTGCACAATGACTACCTGTAAGTTTGATCAATGCACTTCCGCCACGATAATCCACGTGGAAAATCGTAAGAAATCATGGCTCGTAAATAGTTCATCTTTTGGGAGAGgtaaatttttcaactcactgaaaaaagtaTATCGTAAATAAagcttttcgataaaaatatcgtaTTACAACTAATCACACGTAGTTTTTTATAAGTGTAGAATTCAGTTTTATATTTGATCCTATTATTCCTATATGGAAAAAGGGCCTCAGTTGTTGTTGAGTTGTCAATGCTAGAGATGTTACGCACATATACAGCCACTACCTTTCAACTGTCAACCTCACCTGCACGTGGCGCATTTTGCTGTGAGAAACGACGCTCTGACGGCTGGGTACGGTAGACCAATAACCTACTCCCTTAAGCTCAACATTATTGCAACCTCatctagtaaaaataaaaaccggAACCTGATAGAGAAATCAATGcgtcaaacaaatattttgtttatcaaaaacgatttaaacaacatttttacacaggtaaatatttttagaactttACTAGTACAATACAGTACAACACAGGTAGTCTCCCTCGAGCGGTTATTGCTTGTGATCCAAGACATACCTAAAAATatgcatcaaaactttaaactattttgaaaACTTACCGTTGTGATGTTTGAGAAATGCTATCGTCGATTTGAGTACCGTCGATTTATCCATTTTTCGATTTGATGTTGATATTAGCGCGCTCAAATCATTTACCAGAGAGTTAAATTGATCTCGCCGCTTCTTTTCACTCAGATTTCgagattttctggaaaaaaaaggagaaaaattacaaaatttatgacTACTCTGATTCGAATGATTTAAATATGTGAAGCATAAaagtggaggatggttccatatgtagaagtccacgcaagtggggaaagttactgatcgccattcacttgggagtggccaggacgattcatCTGCAtacggttcaagcagctcacaactcccggaATTAGCCCAAGtgtcctctgggtagcttccgaacacccgttcgggagtgagctaaagtgaaaaggcgaaacattccaggatagctagttgtgcgctgggtttgggatccGCCACTAAAACAGTTGCtatgacgaggaatgtcatgctgt is from Anastrepha ludens isolate Willacy chromosome 4, idAnaLude1.1, whole genome shotgun sequence and encodes:
- the LOC128859738 gene encoding circadian locomoter output cycles protein kaput translates to MEDESEDKDDTKRKSRNLSEKKRRDQFNSLVNDLSALISTSNRKMDKSTVLKSTIAFLKHHNEATDRSKVFEIQQDWKPSFLTNDEFTHLMLESLDGFIIVFSGIGSICYASESITPLLGYLPSDLVNMTIFDLTYEMDHESLLNAFLNPKPVIEPLQTDINSSNQITFHLHLRRGGIDKVDANAYELVKFVGYFRNDVNLDSVQSDNNLSLPRIFEMNPGAKIDKKLIFVGTGRIQTPQLIREMSAIDPTCNEFTSKHSMEWKFLFLDHRAPPIIGYMPFEVLGTSGYDYYHFDDLDSIVACHEELMQKGECTSCYYRFLTKGQQWIWLQTEFYVSYHQFSSKPDYVVSTHKVVSYADVIQQSKAVNKVDTTPSINNSTSKSSTITLKDLETSNQSQNHSTLSASDSSNIIMGMLNEASPTMDTSSVWPNASSTTGVTPTTFKISRPSSSYGNISSTGISPTAKRKRYFSHKPGNESDSTSMSADSVISKHSLMTHLSSSRQHHGHSSAMQMPESTTHPQQMKASNQNLLHSHLQSQQNTNLQTRQSQSDQKLIPMIPQHTMAQAQIVANSPCQFNQAPYPLRTSQIVGPTFLEPSQYLAAIPVQPMIAQFPVAPVVSPLPASVSTVQPWKTATQSSHATLDPLQTQADMLSGAVVMTPTQTQLQDQLQRKHDELQKLIMHQQDELRMVSEQLLLARYTLLQPMVPINYNAPTNNNRANFNFSSESTMEQQFNQLGFTMNSAEQLQETAGQQMMMQQLQQQQQHNMPHLPSQQQQMHNHNHQQHTSQHHHQQQQQQNHQQQVSQLQQLSSHQQQPQQQQQQQPQQQQQQQPQQQLNILSRSVPDLAQFGHEEIDDFFNLSPLQTMGNSQSSLNQRNNNNTVTTSNGQQQQSALNQNFMNNTTNTPQATNDDSLLSYMQMATESSPTLNFSMGISDDGSESQGERIGNKLIGNSQPLQQQQQQRHQVLAHQQQQQQQQRTNNFFPNNPFQALGNQATTNQLPNDLEILPYQMSQEQSQNLFNSPQSTRNSH